The sequence GGCGGCGTCGAAATAGAGGGGTTCCTTCGGGCTGACGGCGATCGTGTCGCCGGGCGTCAGGCGCGTGTGCACCTCGGCGAGCGTGACGATCTCGTGCCCGTCGAGCGTCAGGTGCAGGCGGGTCTGGTCGCCGAGCCGCTCGATGCGCCCGACCCGCGCCTCGCGGCCCTCCCCGAGCCGGATGTGCTCTGGCCGCAGCCCGATCGTCGCGGCGCCGGCGGGCGCGGGGCCGAACAGGCCCGCCGGCAGCGTGTTGATGCGCGGCTGGCCCAGCCGCTCGGCGACGTAGACGCTCACCGGGTTCTCGTAGATCTCGCGCGGCGCGCCGACCTGGACCAGACGGCCGCGGTCGAGCACGCCGACATGCGTCGCCATGGTCATGGCCTCGATCTGGTCGTGGGTGACGTAGAGCAGCGTCGCGCCGAGCTCCTGCTGGATGCGCTTGAGCTCGATGCGCAGCTCCGAGCGCAGCTTGGCGTCGAGCGAGGAGAGCGGCTCGTCCATCAGGTAGATCTGCGGGCGGCGCACCAGCGCGCGGCCGATCGAGACGCGCTGCATCTCGCCGCCCGACAGCTGCGTCGCCTTGTTGTCGAGCTTGTGGGAGATGCGCAGCACCTCCGCCACCTCGCCGACGCGCTTTCCGATCGCCGCCTCGTCCCAGCGCAGGATCGGCGAGCGCAATGGGAAGGCGAGATTGTCGCGCACGCTCATGTGCGGATAGAGCGAGTATTGCTGGAACACCATCGCGACGTCGCGCTGCGCGGGCGTGTGGGCGAGAACGCTGCGCCCGCCGATCTGGATGTCGCCGGCATCGGGACGCTCGAGCCCGGCGACGAGGCGCAGCGTCGTCGTCTTGCCGGCGCCGGTCGGCCCCAGAAGCACGACGAAGGCGCCGTCGGGCACGGCGAGGCTGACGTCCTCGACGGCGCGGATCTTGCCGAACGCCTTCGACAGGTTGCGCAGGACCACCTCAGCCACGGCGCACCCCCTCGTTCGCGTCGGTGACGAACGCGCGCCCCGTGCCGGCATCGAACAGCGAGAGCGTACGCGCGTCGAAGGAGAGCCCGGCGATCTCGCCGGGCCGGACCACCTCGCTCGCGGGCACGCGCGCCCGCAGCGGGCCGTTGACGGTGGAGAGCGTCACGATCTGCGTCGTCCCGAGATATTCCACCGCCTCCACCCGCCCGCGCAGGGGCGCGTCGGAATCGTCCGTGAGGTGGACGTGCTCGGGCCGGACGCCCAGCGCGAGGCGCCGCCCCTCCGCCTCCTCGCGCAGGGTCGGCACGGCGATGTCGGCGCCCGCGACGTGGACCCTCGCGTCGCCGGGGCGGAAGCCGCCCTCGAAGCGGATCATGTTCATCGGCGGCGAGCCGATGAAGTCGGCGACGAACATGGTCGCCGGGTGGTCGTAGATCTCCTGCGGCGTGCCGAACTGCTCGACCACGCCGTGGTTCATCACCACGATCTTGTCGCCCATCTGCATGGCTTCCAGCTGGTCGTGGGTCACGTAGACGGTGGTGGCGCGCATGCGGTCGTGGAGCGCGCGCAGCTCCTCGGCCATGCGCTCGCGGAACTCGGCATCGAGCGCGCCGAGCGGCTCGTCCATCATGAAGGCCTTCGGCTCGCGCACGATGGCGCGCCCCAGCGCCACGCGCTGACGATCGCCGCCCGAGAGGCCGCCGACCGGCAGATCGAGGATCTCCTCGATGCCGAGGATGCGCGCCACCTCCGCCACCTTCGCCTTGACCTGCGCCCGCGGCATGCCCTGCGAGACCAGCGGATAGGCGATGTTGCGGCGCACGTTCATGTGCGGGTAGAGCGCGAACATCTGGAAGACGAAGGCGATGTCGCGCCGCGAGGCGGGCTCGTGGGTGACGTCCTCGCCGTCGATCAGGATCTCGCCCGAGGTCGGCAATTCGAGGCCCGCGATCATGCGCAGCGTCGTCGTCTTGCCGCAGCCGGAGGGGCCGAGCAGCATGAAGAACTCGCCGTCGCCGATGGTGAAGGTCGAGTCCCGAACCGCGACGAAGTCCCCGAACGTCTTGCGGAGATTGCGAATGACGATCTCGGCCACGGTCTACTCCGGGAAATGGCTGACGACGAGGAACATCACCGTGCCCGCCAGCGTCACGAGAAACGACCAGGTGTAGGCCCACAGGAAAAGCGGCTGCATCAGCATCACGACGCCGAGCGCGATCAGCACGGTCGCGACCATCTCCCAGGGCCCGCGGCGCAGGCGGACGATTCCGTCGAGGAAGCCTCTCATTTGCGCACCGCCCCGAAGGTGATGCCGCGGAGCAGGTGCTTGCGCAGCAGGATGGTGAAGATCAGGACCGGCAGCAGGAACAAGGTCGCGCCCGCCGCCACCGCCGGCCAGTCCTGGCCGCCGACCCCGATGATGGTCGGGATGAAGGGCGGCGCCGTCTGCGCGGTGCCCGACGTCAGCAGCACGGCGAAGGCGTATTCGTTCCAGGCGAAGATCAGGCAGAAGATCGCAGTGGAGGCGATGCCGGTCGCGGCCTGCGGCAGCACGACCTTCACGAAGGCCTGGAAGCGCGTGTAGCCGTCGATGAGGGCCGCCTCCTCGTATTCGCGCGGGATCTCGTCGATGAAGCCCTTGAGCAGCCAGACCGCGAGCGAGATGTTCACCGCCGTGTAGAGGAGGATCATGCCCAGATGCGTGTCCGAGAGCCCGAGCTGCCGGTACATCAGGAAGATCGGGATCGCCACAGCGATCGGCGGCATCATCCGCGTCGACAGGATGAAGAACAGGAGGTCGTCCTTGAGCGGGATCTTGAAGCGCGAGAAGGCGTAGGCCGCGAGCGTGCCGAGGAAGACCGAGAGGAAGGTCGACCCGAACCCGATGATCACCGAGTTGAGGAACCGCTCCCCGAAGCGCGAGGGCCCGGCGATCACCATGTCGTAGGAGCGCACGATCTCCTCGGCGAAGTTCGCCGGCGGGGGAAGCGCCTCGAGCTGCTCGGGCGTCACGCGCGTGCGCGTGGTGAAGAGGTTGACGTAGCCCTCGAGCGTCGGGTCGAAGACGACCTTGGGCGGATAGCTGATCGCGTCCGCCGGCGTCTTGAAGCCGGTGGCGACGATCCACAGGAGCGGGATCAGCGTGATCACCGCATAGGCGACGACGAGGCCGCCCGAGATCCATTTCGTCGTCGCCGACGGCTCGGTGATGGAATGCGCGCTCATCTCGCCTTCACCTTGTTCAGCGCCTTCACGTAGATCGAGGCGAGGCCGAAGATCGTCACGAACAGGATCACGGCGTAGGCGGAGGAGTAGCCGGTGCGCCACTTCTCGAAGGCCTCGCGCTTCAGGTTGATCGAGGCGAGCTCCGTGATCGAGCCCGGCCCGCCGCCGGTGAGCTGCACGACGAGATCGAACATCTTGAAGTTCTCGATGCCGCGGAACAGCACCGCCAGCATCAGGAACGGCAGCACCATCGGGACCGTGATGGTCCAGAACTGCCGCCATTTGGAGGCGCGATCGATCTCGGCGGCCTCGTAGATGTAATCGGGGATGGATCGCAGGCCCGCGAGGCAGATCAGCATCACGAACGGCGTCCACATCCAGGTGTCGACGATGACGATCGCCCAGGGCGCCAGAGTCACCGAGCCGAGCATCGAGAAGCTCGAGGCCGGGATGCCGGTGAAGAACTCGACCATGTAGTTGATCAGGCCGATCTGCGGCTGGTAGAGGAACGTCCAGAAATTCCCCACCACCGCGGGCGAGAGCATCATCGGCAGGACGATGATCGTCGTCCACAGCGCGCTGCCCTTGAACTTCTTGTTGATCAGGTAGGCGAGCGCGAAGCCGATCAGAACCTGGAAGACGATGGTCCACACCAGGAAGTGCGCCGTCGCCTGCATGTTCATCCAGATGCCGTCGTCGGTGAGGATGCGCTCGTAATTGCGCAGCCCCACCCACTCGACCTCACGGTTCAAGCGATTGGCGCGGTAATCGGTGAAGGAGAGCTGCACCGTCCAGATCAGCGGGAAGATGTTGATCGCCAGCAGCAGGAAGATCGTCGGCGCGACGAAGATCCACGCGATGGCCCGGTCGGAGAGGCCGCGGATGCGCCGGGCCACCGTCGGCGGCGTCGCCTTGGCGGCGGCGGTGATCACGCTGTTCGTCATGGAGAAGACCGTTTTTCGTCTGGTAGCCCGCGGCGACCCCTCTCCCGGACGGGAGAGGGACAGGGGTGAGGGCGCGCCCTTCGGTGAGGGCATGCCTTAGGGTGAGGGCGTGCCCTTTGGCAGACGCGCGCCACGCGGCGATCGCCGCCGGGAGCCGAGCGCGTCGCGCGTGGATCCCTCACCCCAGGCCCCTCACGCCCCCTCTCCCTCGCGGGAGAGGGGGACGCGTCTCACATCGGGGGCGTCACAGCTTGCCGTCGTCCTCGAAGACCTCGGTCCAGTCCTCGATCAGGAGATCGAGCGCCTCCTGGGCGGTGCCCTGGTCGGCCACGATGTAGTTGTGCAGCCGCTCCTGCATGGCGAGCAGCAGCTCGGCATAGGTGGGCTCCTGCCAGAAGTCCTGGACGCCGGCCATGGCCTCGAGGAAGTCGCCGGCGAAAGGCTGGCTCTCGACGAAGCCGGGGTCGTTCAGCACCGAGTTGTGGGCCGAATAACCGCCGAGCGCCCACCACTTGGCCTGCACCTCGGGCTGCGCGAACCACGCGATGTATTCGAGCGCGGCGTCCTGCTTCTGGGAGTAGGAGACGACCGAGATGCCCTGGCCGCCGAGCGTGGAGGCGGCGACGTTCTGCGGCGGGTTCACGAAGAAGTCGATCTTGTCGCCGCCGACGTTCGGGTCGGCGTAGAGGCCGGGGAAGAAGGCGAACCAGTTCATCGCCATCGCCACCTGGCCGGATTTGAACGCGTCGAGCGACTGCTCCATGTAGGCGTTGGTGTAGCCGGGCGGGGTGCAGCACTCGTAGAGCTCCTTGTAGAACTCCAGCGCCTCGATCGCCTCCGGCGAGTTCACCGCGCCCACCATGTCGTAGGAGCCCGGCTCGTTCTCGTACTTGAAGCCCCAGGCGTAGAGCGCGCCGGTCGCGCCCATGGTGATGCCCTCCGAGCCGCGCTCGGTGAAGATCGAGACGCCGTAGACGGTCTGGCCGTCGATCTCGCGGCCCTGGAAGAACTTCGCGACCTCCATCAGCTCGCGCTGGGTCGTCGGCTCCGCGAGCGGGCGGCCGTACTCGGCCTGGAAGGCCTCCTGCAGCTCGGGACGGGAGAACCAGTCCTTGCGGTAGAACCATCCGTTGGCGTCGCCCATGGCGGGGAGCGCGTAGTAGTTCGGCGTGCCCTTGGGCCAGGTCGAGTAGGCGTAGACCGTCGCGGGCGCGAAATCGTCCATGCTGATGCCCGCTTCCTCGAAGAAGTCGTTCAGCTTGACGTAGTGCCCGTTCTCGGCGCCGCCGCCGATCCACTGGCTGTCGCCGATGAGCAGGTCGCACAGGCGCCCGCCCGAGTTCAGCTCGTTGAGCATGCGGTC comes from Salinarimonas sp. and encodes:
- a CDS encoding ABC transporter ATP-binding protein, with the protein product MAEVVLRNLSKAFGKIRAVEDVSLAVPDGAFVVLLGPTGAGKTTTLRLVAGLERPDAGDIQIGGRSVLAHTPAQRDVAMVFQQYSLYPHMSVRDNLAFPLRSPILRWDEAAIGKRVGEVAEVLRISHKLDNKATQLSGGEMQRVSIGRALVRRPQIYLMDEPLSSLDAKLRSELRIELKRIQQELGATLLYVTHDQIEAMTMATHVGVLDRGRLVQVGAPREIYENPVSVYVAERLGQPRINTLPAGLFGPAPAGAATIGLRPEHIRLGEGREARVGRIERLGDQTRLHLTLDGHEIVTLAEVHTRLTPGDTIAVSPKEPLYFDAAGARVPSGR
- a CDS encoding ABC transporter ATP-binding protein, whose translation is MAEIVIRNLRKTFGDFVAVRDSTFTIGDGEFFMLLGPSGCGKTTTLRMIAGLELPTSGEILIDGEDVTHEPASRRDIAFVFQMFALYPHMNVRRNIAYPLVSQGMPRAQVKAKVAEVARILGIEEILDLPVGGLSGGDRQRVALGRAIVREPKAFMMDEPLGALDAEFRERMAEELRALHDRMRATTVYVTHDQLEAMQMGDKIVVMNHGVVEQFGTPQEIYDHPATMFVADFIGSPPMNMIRFEGGFRPGDARVHVAGADIAVPTLREEAEGRRLALGVRPEHVHLTDDSDAPLRGRVEAVEYLGTTQIVTLSTVNGPLRARVPASEVVRPGEIAGLSFDARTLSLFDAGTGRAFVTDANEGVRRG
- a CDS encoding carbohydrate ABC transporter permease, with product MSAHSITEPSATTKWISGGLVVAYAVITLIPLLWIVATGFKTPADAISYPPKVVFDPTLEGYVNLFTTRTRVTPEQLEALPPPANFAEEIVRSYDMVIAGPSRFGERFLNSVIIGFGSTFLSVFLGTLAAYAFSRFKIPLKDDLLFFILSTRMMPPIAVAIPIFLMYRQLGLSDTHLGMILLYTAVNISLAVWLLKGFIDEIPREYEEAALIDGYTRFQAFVKVVLPQAATGIASTAIFCLIFAWNEYAFAVLLTSGTAQTAPPFIPTIIGVGGQDWPAVAAGATLFLLPVLIFTILLRKHLLRGITFGAVRK
- a CDS encoding sugar ABC transporter permease — translated: MTNSVITAAAKATPPTVARRIRGLSDRAIAWIFVAPTIFLLLAINIFPLIWTVQLSFTDYRANRLNREVEWVGLRNYERILTDDGIWMNMQATAHFLVWTIVFQVLIGFALAYLINKKFKGSALWTTIIVLPMMLSPAVVGNFWTFLYQPQIGLINYMVEFFTGIPASSFSMLGSVTLAPWAIVIVDTWMWTPFVMLICLAGLRSIPDYIYEAAEIDRASKWRQFWTITVPMVLPFLMLAVLFRGIENFKMFDLVVQLTGGGPGSITELASINLKREAFEKWRTGYSSAYAVILFVTIFGLASIYVKALNKVKAR
- a CDS encoding extracellular solute-binding protein, which gives rise to MKRRTYLAATVAALALTAGSNAAQSEELTLCWAAWDPANALVELSKEFEAQSRHTMRFEFVPWPNFADRMLNELNSGGRLCDLLIGDSQWIGGGAENGHYVKLNDFFEEAGISMDDFAPATVYAYSTWPKGTPNYYALPAMGDANGWFYRKDWFSRPELQEAFQAEYGRPLAEPTTQRELMEVAKFFQGREIDGQTVYGVSIFTERGSEGITMGATGALYAWGFKYENEPGSYDMVGAVNSPEAIEALEFYKELYECCTPPGYTNAYMEQSLDAFKSGQVAMAMNWFAFFPGLYADPNVGGDKIDFFVNPPQNVAASTLGGQGISVVSYSQKQDAALEYIAWFAQPEVQAKWWALGGYSAHNSVLNDPGFVESQPFAGDFLEAMAGVQDFWQEPTYAELLLAMQERLHNYIVADQGTAQEALDLLIEDWTEVFEDDGKL